TCCTGTTATTGCAGGAGAACGTGGAATATTGAGTACAGTTTGTGTTTCCCTCCTGGAATTCTGCTTCTATATGAAGAAATAATCTCAAATGATtgatgagatattagcagtttaAATAGTGGTGGAGCACACAGCGGCAGAATGACAACTGCATACAAGCACCCCACTTAGGGATGCTCAATAAATTACTAcaaaataaggaaaataaatatattataactGCCAGGCTTGAGAGTTGTATTTTAATGCACTGCAATTTTAAATTTCACTGGACAGTTTCCACTAAAGAATAGATATTTTGGAGCAATGCTGAATATGtttatttcctttatttattgAAAACCAATGGAATAAATCTTACCAGACGGTTGGTAAATTATTAATCATGTTCTTAAtcacacatatataatatatatatatatatatatatatatataaaaaaaaaaaaaagcagaacgggttattaaatgtattcagctcacgaggggagggggtgggggggtggtgggTTCTATCAGCTGCCGGGTGAATTCCCAGCTCTCCAGGAATCCATCACGTATTCTCTTTCATTCTGTCTATCCACCTTTCTGAACCTTGAAGGCATTGAACTGTAAACCACATGTCATTGACTCAAGATTAGAAACGGGGGGAGGGTTCAGCTAGTGTAACAGAAATAttgtatacaataataataataataataataataataataataaagaaataattaaataaaaatactactaAAGTCTTTATTATTGTCCATAAATTGAAACTCACCGTTATATGATGAAATAGgtcattgtattaattatgcCATGTCCTGTCAAACCTGTTTAATATCACTCCGGTTAACACCAGACTATGCTTATTATTGCCACATTGAAATGTCACTCAATAGGGACAACCGCTCGATCTCATCACTCTGATTAGTATCACACTCTGTTTAATATTAATCACATTTGTCTTTCATGCACCCCAATTAATATGACTGTGGGAAATTAAAAGCATTTGTTTAGAATGTTGCAGTGCagtattttgtttatgtttacatttgtgttatgtttttaaatattacaataaaataacttaaatatGAATTTTCAGTTATTAATTGTATTACACCATATTTTGAATACAAAATATCTCTGGTAATAATTGGAGATCTCTCCAATTATTACCATTTTAGTCCCAGACTTAAGACAAGCACAGGGTAAACAGAGAAAATGATGCTTGATGGTTCTACCTGATGCAGGTCGTTTCCCAGAACAAATTCTTGGAAATAGCCAGGTGCGGCAGAGGAGGCTCGGAGAGCCTGCCAGAGCTTGTGGTGGCAGCCTCCTAAGTAGTGTGATTTCACTCCAGGGGGAAGGTTGTAGTTCCTGAAGACATAAGCTTTCAAAGGTGTTCCTCGATTCACTATTGTACTCACTGCTGCCAccttgtggggaaaaaaaaacaaacatgttaccACCACTACACCGTTAAAGAACAGCAGTAGTTGTATCACTATGTAACTGTGCAGATGTTTTGGTTTGGTTCTGTTTCATTGGTAGCCATGGCAACTTTCTGCAAAGCAAGAGCTGCCGAGACCTCTTTGCTATTGTCCAACAGCCTACTTGACTTCATTTCTTAGAGGCACTTTTTTAACAGAGCAGGTTGAAGGGCAAAAACAAGGCTTGAGGCATAGTGCTCCAATGACCAGGACATAAATGTGTCTTTTAGTCAACGGAACATTTTAATTGGAAGCTTTGTCAAAAACAAGCAAACTACTATTTATGAATGGAAATTGCCTATAAGTAATTTTTCCAGTATTTTATAGATGACTCTCAATCTCCCTATTAACACACAAGCATTTTTTCCCCCCATGAATTAGAAGTACAAAGGCCCTTTTGTAAAATATCTTCAATTCAGTTCATCATCCCTAGTCAAgagtagttcttttttttttttttttttttaaaaaagatgtttCTTATGAAAATATCTAAGAAAATAAGAATCTCCTACATGTTATTTCAATACAAACCGAGGTAAATGTCTGttatgacccggtgtgaacatgTTGTACAGCAAGAGTTTATTAAGAAAGTAGTTTAAaatttgaacacacacacacacacacacacacacacacacacacacacacacatacagacattttaaattgtgCTCATGGATCCTAATATCTCTTACAACATGTTAAACTGTTCAATGTTTAAAACAACTGGATTACCACCTATTTTAAAACCTTATTGCATTCCCAATAACACTTCATATTTACATTCCCTTTTTTAAACTTACTAAAGAGAAATGTTATTCAAAATGTATTGTCTTGTTTTAGGAAACAATATTAAACTTAACtttacaaaacactaaaaacaaaaatattgaaaaacaaaacccgATCATACCATACACCTCGTAATAATGTGCAAGTTGGCTGCCTCCCAATAACTGTGATTTAAAGAGGCAGTATTAATTTCCCTGTCAAGGAACAAGTCAACGGTCTCACAATTCTCCCACAGACCTAAATTAGTAATGCAATGTTTTAATCAAACACTGCATCATTTAGTTGGTTGCAAAAACAACATCTTGAAAGGgaaatataaacatataaatagaACAGTTTCCTTAACCAGTTGGAGAAAACTGAATTTTCAACTATGGGATTTAACAGAGTTGTAATCAAATTATTATGGATGCCTGGTAGGTTGATGCctgtaaaaaaaaagcatgtagcTGAATATATTTGCCTTCAGATAGCCATGTGTATTCAACGCCTTTTAAACGTGGGTACAAAAAAGAACTGTTCTAATGCTAAAGTTCAGGCCTTTGCAGCGGAGGGCAATTACCTGTTAATTGTATTTCAATTAGTTTCTGTTTCACCAGTGTATAAATAATTTGAATGAATTAGGGAAGAGATTGTCCCTGCCCTCACCCCCCAAGTCTGTAATATCCAATGGGCTTCATTATATTAACTCACCTTTGGACATTTTGCATTCCTAGCAGTTTCTATCATGAGATCAGATCCTATTCTTTCCctgtagaaaataaaaatacacctgAAAAGGGAACATCATGGACAAGACTTACTTAAAATATTAATCAAACAaagacagaaattaaaaaaaaacataagtacaTAGGAAAATTAGAAAAGACAGAAGCCCACTGTCCATTCGTTGTTCAGAAGCATGCATACTGATTGGATGAAAGAATCACAGAAGACAGAAGACAGATTTGCACTAAATACAAAGCCAATATCTGAAAGTAATCGCCACCATTTTAAAATTAAGTCACAAAATTGCAAAACAGTATGGACGTTAGCTACCAGCTTGTTGTTTGCGTATGAAGTCTGTACTGTATCTGAAATGGTTTAAGAGATACTTCAGCGTGTTCAACACATGGCAGAGGTGGATTTTATTACCTTGAAATATCTACTATAGGAGTTGTTGGGGACAAATAACCTATTCGAAAAATGACTCTACCAAACAGCAATTTATGTACCCAGATAGGTCGAACCAGAACATGAAGACTTACTTCAATATGGTTTCCCATATTTCACTGTCATAAAAGGCATGGCTCCAGCCCATCTTCACTGTCCCAACAATGACATTCTGCTTGAACACATCAGAGCCCAGCCTCCTGTACAAATCCTCACACTCAGCAAGAGGAATCTGGAACAGCCCCAGCATAAAGCCTAGTATAGCCCCTGGAAGGTACATAGGAAATCTGATGCAGCAAATATTAACACAGTTCAACAAAGTCAATAGAATGGGCTTCACTTGCATGTGGTGTTACTTCAGAAGAAGCTGGCTTTGTTTATCTTTCTGTTCCTACAGTCTTTACATTTTTAACAAGTCTCAGGTCAATGTCTAACTGTTAAGAGGCACAATGCCCTCCAcagcagtgtttctcaaccctggtcctaggGGCCGGctgtgtgctggttttcattccaactcggctctcaattacttaactagacccttgattgaactgatcatttgcttaattagatctttaaattgttttcagctgttaaacagttgcagagttcaagttacatataaaatgttacagctaacttgaaatctgcaactgtttaagagctgaaaacaatttaaaaggtctaattaagcaaatgatcagttcaattaagggtctagttaagtaattgagagctctgttggaatgaaaaccagcagacacagcggggccccaggaccagggctgagAAACTACAGGGTACCTGgagtacacattttatttttatatctggtGTTGAAGGGGTTAATGTGTCCATCCTCAGTCATCTTGACATTTTGTCAGTTACAAATGTTGTAAAGTTTGCCCTCTAATGTTCAAAAAAGGAACTGCatcttaattttaaaaaagtattataTAGACTATAATATAGTATATATTGTATGTAATtaacacagtaaataaaacaaaaatcaatacaaTACCAATAAAAACCCTCTTCAGAATAAaatcaacagaaaataaatgataaatgtgGGGACAACCTGGATTTGATGGATTCAAAAATCTTGTTGCAACATACCAGTGCTAACGCCGCATATATAATCAAACAGCTGATAAATTGGCTTTCCAGTCAGCTCTTCCAGTTTATGCAGAGTCTGAAGTGCGACCAGTCCCCTGCCGTAACCACAAAAACAAAGATTAGATGATAATATTGCATATATAAGAAAGCTAATTATCACAGCAGGGATTACATCTGTATGTATGTCAACCTAGAACAATAATAAGGTTAATTAATATGAATGTATGTTCATACAAATAAGAGCTATAGTATCATCAAAGTATAtgctgctaacaaaataattgaaGGCTTGAATCGGTGAAAATAATTGACTGTTCGAGTGCGTTAAATACAtgcaatcatggaaaataaatagaaacctttTTAGGGACTTCAACAATTAGACAACATTGTAGACTATTTTTAACGTTGgattaaaacacaaaaagtagTACTCACACAGActactattttttttgtaatataaatacgcctaattacattttttttaaatggaaatcagaaaaaaattaaatggaaatcagaacaaaataacaaggattccatagggccctattAATGGTAATTGACTTGAAGCAGTTAAAAATATCAATGCTGGACTTGCTGTCAACTTTGAGAGGTTTCATGAAGAAGAAGCCGAAAAACATCAGGCACCGGAAAAGCAGCAAATGATACTCATGCGTgaagcttctgggagtttgagtatcctttaccaaaaataaatagcaaacatgtttatatatatatgcgctgTAGTCAAATAATTGACTATTGAGAGGGCAGACAGTGCTGTGAACTTTACCTTGTTCCCCCACCATCAATGGAAAGCACTCGAATGCCACGCCCTTTCACTGGGTCTATGTATCCCACCAAAGACAGAGCCTCTCTGACAGCAGCCTGCAGAGTCTCATCACTGGCCTGTCTTAGTCGCAACAAACAAGGAATGACCTTCTCCTGATAACAGGAAGAAGAAAATATTACAACCTTTccattttcatttctgtattttacATACTTAGGCTAAACACTAGACCGacactgttttgttgttttgttttttttggaattTTTCTGGTACTTCTGGTAAACACAACTATGGTCATTTTTGGCCTTcatatacatttcaagcagtattTGTCACAGCACTTAGAGTGAAGTTaaataatgcaattgctgtaatAAAAGCTTGACTGCAAGTCTGCTGGTAAAGCCTTTTGTGTCATGGTCTTGGCCTACCTTCACGGCTACACCTTTGGTTTCTGGGAACTCTAGTAGATGATAACTCAGTTCCTCAACCCTGTTGATATAGACCTTTACATCAGAGGCTCTCTGTAGTGCTTGGACTAACGCTCTGGTTCGGTTATCCACACTGACTCTTGCAATGATCTGAGGAAGAAAAcacatcaaacaaaaacacaaatcagcAGATTTAAAAGACCTTGAACTAAATATGTATATGCTTCCTGCCACccacgtaaaaaaaacaaaaaaaacaaaacaaaacaaatatacagtaaattaaaattggcagtaccattattattattattatttgtttatttagcagacgcctttatcgaaggtgacttacagagaccagggtgtgtgaactatgcatcagctgcagagccacttacaattacgtctcacccgaaagacggagcacaaggaggttaagtgacttgctcagggtcacacaatgtgtcagtacCATGCTTTGAGTACTGGAGTCCTGCAAACTTTGGCTTGCCAAGCAACTGCTACATTTTTGCATCTAATGATACAATGAGTGCTCATGAAATCCATAACCTTAACTGTCAGATATCAAACAGCTTGAAGccacaacacacacactgtagtggCAATTCATAAAGAACCTATTCTGTGGAAACCGGCCCTTAGCTTAAATATGAAAACAATCAGGATTATGTTAAAAGAAAATTGTTGTGATGTGGACAACATAGGATACAGAAAAGGTAAAGTAAGCaaagtgtttcttgtaaacactgcacagggttctgtaacactttaaaagtACAGAGAAAGAGCGACCCACAACCTACCTTTTCTCTCTGAAGTGAGAGACGCTTGGCTTTGTCATCTGAAGTCTTGGGCTCCTTAACATTCACTGTCTCCTCCTTCTTTGCAGTCTCTTCCACTGCTGACTGCAGCGTATGTTTGGCTTCTGCAATACTTTGAGGCTCGGACCGAAATCTCGGTACCAAGGTGCCGAGATAGCTGCCCATAAATGCCTGCACACTATTGGTAGAGTACGACAGGACATGGGCTATTCCCTTTTTAGGAGAAGTtgggacagcagcagcaggtgtggaTTCAGAAGATACAGCTGAATTTGGAGATTTGATGGTATCATCTTTATCAGGCTTTACTTGATCCATGTCTGTTTTGCCCCCAAAATAAACATTCACGTGAGTCGCTACAAAATTGTAGGTTTCACCAAAATTTGTGGTAAAGTAGCTAGGATGGAACAGATCTGGTTTTGTACCTTTAGCAGCTGAAGAATCTCTGGACGTTTTCTGATCCAATTTATTATTTGCAGTACTTATGGTGGATGCTGAATTTCCATGAGCTAGGATGGATTTCTCCAAGGGCTTCTTTTCGTCTTCAAGTTTATTAGGTTTTGGATCAGCAGCAACCGACGCAGGTTTGTCAGAATCTTCACATTTAAACTGTACTATGGGTTCTATTTCCTTCCTTGCTGCACTCGCGCTTGGCTTCAGTCGGACAATTTTCAACAGGCGCTCGGTATGAGTGCTGCTGACGGCTTTCGAAACAGAGTCCAAGGTGTTCTTGATTCGAGACATGCAATGGCTCAGGCTGGTTGATCCACGTGATAATGAGGTACTGAACTGGGAAATGTTAGAGTATAAACCAAATTTGCTCCTGAGGTAACTTCCTCtactaaaaatgttgttttttgtgcaTTGACTCTGCTTCAAGTATGCTACTTTACCACCGAGTGGTCTTCGGATGTGAAGGATCCTGGTCGGATTTATCCTGGAGTGGATGCTGGTCGACTGTAAAGATGCTCGCCTTTGACCCTGACTGAGCCACAAGTTTCCCGCCCtgctcagaatatacaaataggTATCTACAATCGAACTCAAAGTCATTCCTTAAGAGTCTGGAGGCCCTATTATTGTCTAAACAATTCTAGTTCACTGTCATTATCAACATAATCTTCCCTGTACGATCATACAGCATTTTCTTCTTCTTCCAAATAACATCTGCAATGAAAAGAAGATCACATAATTAGGGTTAAGCAACAACTGTTCCtcatactgttatttatttattttaattaaattattcacATGTTCAAGTACAATCTTatatactactgtatattataaacagGCATCCTATATTCCCGGAAAATATAGGtgcacacatactgtatgttttcaatggtcctaaacatttgaaaaaaaaaaaactattacactATTATACTATTACAAAAAACACTATTACACATCTTCATTAACAATTTAACACCATTTGTGAATGATGAGGCACTGTGCCCGATACAATACATTCTGTACCCTGTGTTTGCATAGTCAGACAAACATCAAGCTGATCTCacataaaaaaaggaaagagaTTCAATCAGGGCACATATGATGCAATCACAATAAAACAATAGAAGTGTAAAGTACTTTAGATAGTTCAGCATAAAAGCAATCAAAGTTTCCAAGGTACTTCAAAACCACAAGAATGGTGGCGCACACACACAAGTATACCCAAGAGTAGTGACACTATATTTTTAGTGCAAAATGTagagacaccagaaaaaagtgcacaTGTGGGAAAATATAAGAGACATTTTGGTGTCTCCCTAATGTTTATGGCTTTGGCTTATCAGTCTGAGGTGGCCCAAAGATAAAGGCAATGTGCTTAGAGTTGTatagagcatttaaaaaaaaaaacaaaaaaaaacaaatcataaaactgTCATTACAACAGGAAAACTGAGCCAACCCCAACCAAAACTGCATGGCTATTTCACCCCATCTTCTCCTGTTTGCTGCAAGATGACCCATGCCCATCAAAATCTATATCAGTTTCTGACTGGAGTGCAGCAGAACTGATCAGAGCAAAAATAAACCTGCAATGTAATCCTCTTTGTAGCCACTCAGCTGTTCCCCTCCAGACAAGAAAGGCCACATTCTGAATACAAAGTTGCTTTCAATGCAATTCTTTGTAATACCCTGTGA
Above is a window of Acipenser ruthenus chromosome 14, fAciRut3.2 maternal haplotype, whole genome shotgun sequence DNA encoding:
- the LOC117419995 gene encoding calcium-independent phospholipase A2-gamma isoform X1, whose product is MTLSSIVDTYLYILSRAGNLWLSQGQRRASLQSTSIHSRINPTRILHIRRPLGGKVAYLKQSQCTKNNIFSRGSYLRSKFGLYSNISQFSTSLSRGSTSLSHCMSRIKNTLDSVSKAVSSTHTERLLKIVRLKPSASAARKEIEPIVQFKCEDSDKPASVAADPKPNKLEDEKKPLEKSILAHGNSASTISTANNKLDQKTSRDSSAAKGTKPDLFHPSYFTTNFGETYNFVATHVNVYFGGKTDMDQVKPDKDDTIKSPNSAVSSESTPAAAVPTSPKKGIAHVLSYSTNSVQAFMGSYLGTLVPRFRSEPQSIAEAKHTLQSAVEETAKKEETVNVKEPKTSDDKAKRLSLQREKIIARVSVDNRTRALVQALQRASDVKVYINRVEELSYHLLEFPETKGVAVKEKVIPCLLRLRQASDETLQAAVREALSLVGYIDPVKGRGIRVLSIDGGGTRGLVALQTLHKLEELTGKPIYQLFDYICGVSTGAILGFMLGLFQIPLAECEDLYRRLGSDVFKQNVIVGTVKMGWSHAFYDSEIWETILKCIFIFYRERIGSDLMIETARNAKCPKVAAVSTIVNRGTPLKAYVFRNYNLPPGVKSHYLGGCHHKLWQALRASSAAPGYFQEFVLGNDLHQDGGLLINNPAALAIHECKCLWPDTPVQCLVSLGTGRYESEGKNNATYTSLKTKLTNVISSATDTEEVHTMLDALLPPNTYFRFNPHLNEDIQLNENRKEKLNLLQTEGTRYLERNEEKLKKAAEILLQDKTTFQRVKDWIKCKTDMYDGLPRLSKL
- the LOC117419995 gene encoding calcium-independent phospholipase A2-gamma isoform X2 translates to MTLSSIVDTYLYILSRAGNLWLSQGQRRASLQSTSIHSRINPTRILHIRRPLGGKVAYLKQSQCTKNNIFSRGSYLRSKFGLYSNISQFSTSLSRGSTSLSHCMSRIKNTLDSVSKAVSSTHTERLLKIVRLKPSASAARKEIEPIVQFKCEDSDKPASVAADPKPNKLEDEKKPLEKSILAHGNSASTISTANNKLDQKTSRDSSAAKGTKPDLFHPSYFTTNFGETYNFVATHVNVYFGGKTDMDQVKPDKDDTIKSPNSAVSSESTPAAAVPTSPKKGIAHVLSYSTNSVQAFMGSYLGTLVPRFRSEPQSIAEAKHTLQSAVEETAKKEETVNVKEPKTSDDKAKRLSLQREKIIARVSVDNRTRALVQALQRASDVKVYINRVEELSYHLLEFPETKGVAVKEKVIPCLLRLRQASDETLQAAVREALSLVGYIDPVKGRGIRVLSIDGGGTRGLVALQTLHKLEELTGKPIYQLFDYICGVSTGAILGFMLGLFQIPLAECEDLYRRLGSDVFKQNVIVGTVKMGWSHAFYDSEIWETILKERIGSDLMIETARNAKCPKVAAVSTIVNRGTPLKAYVFRNYNLPPGVKSHYLGGCHHKLWQALRASSAAPGYFQEFVLGNDLHQDGGLLINNPAALAIHECKCLWPDTPVQCLVSLGTGRYESEGKNNATYTSLKTKLTNVISSATDTEEVHTMLDALLPPNTYFRFNPHLNEDIQLNENRKEKLNLLQTEGTRYLERNEEKLKKAAEILLQDKTTFQRVKDWIKCKTDMYDGLPRLSKL